In a genomic window of Methanocella sp.:
- a CDS encoding phosphatidate cytidylyltransferase, translated as MAWLPRKLVHISGAAFAFIGLYDRALSLGIALAGIIAFFILEAARRRIDLPFLSALYRDSEKKSIASEPLLYLLCIATLLAVSLAFDPPACLAAIVVLTIGDGIAGIAGRAVGRHRLPNSQKTWEGSLSGFIAASAIGFLFAGPLAIAGAAAGMAAEAYSGRLENLSVAAISFLAMAILSALI; from the coding sequence ATGGCCTGGCTGCCCCGCAAGCTCGTGCACATATCGGGCGCGGCCTTCGCCTTTATCGGGCTCTACGACCGGGCGCTCTCGCTCGGCATCGCGCTGGCCGGCATCATCGCGTTCTTTATCCTCGAGGCGGCCCGGCGCCGCATAGACCTGCCATTCCTTTCCGCCCTCTACCGGGACTCGGAGAAAAAGAGCATCGCTTCCGAGCCGCTTTTATATCTACTCTGTATCGCCACGCTGCTCGCCGTATCCCTGGCCTTCGACCCGCCTGCGTGCCTCGCCGCCATCGTCGTTCTCACGATAGGCGACGGCATCGCCGGCATCGCGGGAAGGGCTGTCGGACGGCACAGGCTCCCGAATAGCCAAAAAACCTGGGAAGGCTCGCTATCGGGTTTTATAGCGGCCTCTGCCATAGGATTTTTATTCGCCGGCCCACTGGCCATCGCAGGAGCGGCGGCGGGCATGGCCGCCGAGGCCTATTCCGGGCGGCTGGAGAACCTATCGGTCGCGGCCATCTCCTTCCTCGCCATGGCCATACTTTCAGCCCTCATATGA
- a CDS encoding zinc ribbon domain-containing protein — MNMKAVVSGLIGAVIILIGLFAWFLTLMALISGASWAVYMGLAGLLLVGIGAAFVYIAYTSTQQDKMGDARYHNMERQVLALAKKNKGTVTVADLINAGFESDEAERVLDKMSRKGICDINLDATEASGITTYSFPTLIPFGQDEKTAKV; from the coding sequence ATGAATATGAAAGCCGTCGTATCGGGGCTCATCGGAGCGGTCATTATACTGATCGGCTTATTTGCATGGTTTTTAACGCTAATGGCCCTCATCTCAGGCGCGTCCTGGGCTGTATACATGGGCCTTGCCGGGCTACTATTAGTGGGGATAGGAGCAGCGTTCGTATATATCGCATATACGTCCACCCAGCAGGATAAGATGGGCGACGCCCGCTACCACAACATGGAGCGGCAGGTGCTGGCCCTCGCCAAAAAGAATAAGGGCACGGTCACCGTGGCCGACCTCATCAACGCCGGCTTCGAGTCGGACGAGGCCGAGAGGGTGCTTGATAAAATGTCCAGGAAAGGTATCTGCGACATCAACCTCGACGCCACGGAGGCGAGCGGCATCACCACGTACTCGTTCCCCACGCTCATACCCTTCGGGCAGGACGAAAAAACGGCGAAGGTGTGA
- the purM gene encoding phosphoribosylformylglycinamidine cyclo-ligase encodes MREKHMTYAGAGVDINKLESIKSGIIKKGLKYRRSGFGAPMGGIGAYAGLIDMGEFALAMTTDGVGTKLIIADAMKKWDTVGIDCIAMNVNDLYVMGVEPLAFVDYISIEKPDDELIRQVMVGLDEGARQANVTIVGGETAALPDIIKGFDLAGTAVGYVGKNEVVTGESIRPGDVVIGLPSSGIHSNGYSLVRKVIEKCGLKYADPLPYDKTKTIGAELLKPTRIYSEVVPIFRKYPVKGMAHITGGGLMNLRRITDYGFEFTDPMPVPQVFTWLQKLGGIDDKEMYRTFNMGMGYVIITDKESAGAIVKMTDGKIAGSIVQEGCTVRGVTMW; translated from the coding sequence TAAGTCGGGCATAATAAAAAAAGGCTTAAAGTATCGACGCTCTGGCTTCGGGGCCCCCATGGGCGGGATCGGGGCGTACGCCGGGCTCATCGACATGGGCGAGTTCGCGCTGGCCATGACCACGGACGGCGTGGGCACCAAGCTGATCATCGCCGACGCCATGAAAAAGTGGGATACCGTGGGCATCGACTGCATCGCCATGAACGTCAACGATCTTTATGTCATGGGCGTGGAGCCCCTGGCCTTCGTCGACTACATCTCCATCGAGAAGCCGGACGATGAACTAATACGCCAGGTGATGGTGGGCCTGGACGAGGGCGCCAGGCAGGCGAACGTCACCATCGTCGGCGGCGAGACCGCCGCGCTCCCCGACATCATCAAGGGCTTCGACCTCGCGGGCACTGCCGTGGGATACGTGGGCAAAAACGAGGTCGTCACCGGCGAGAGCATAAGGCCGGGCGACGTAGTCATCGGGCTGCCCTCGAGCGGCATTCACTCGAACGGCTACAGCCTCGTGCGCAAGGTCATCGAGAAGTGTGGCCTCAAATATGCGGACCCGCTGCCCTACGATAAAACGAAGACCATAGGCGCGGAGCTCCTCAAGCCTACCCGGATATACTCGGAAGTCGTGCCCATCTTCCGGAAGTACCCGGTTAAGGGAATGGCCCACATCACAGGCGGCGGGCTCATGAATTTGCGGCGGATCACCGACTACGGGTTCGAGTTTACCGACCCCATGCCAGTGCCGCAGGTCTTTACCTGGCTCCAGAAGCTCGGCGGAATCGACGATAAGGAGATGTACCGGACCTTTAACATGGGCATGGGCTACGTTATAATTACCGACAAGGAGAGCGCCGGGGCCATCGTGAAGATGACCGACGGCAAGATAGCGGGCAGCATCGTGCAGGAAGGCTGCACGGTCCGCGGCGTCACGATGTGGTAA